ttttttttttttaaaacacctgtATGTTTAACTTTATTGgcaaaaagtaaagaaacaaacaaagtgaataGACTTTTGTTTTTACGTTTTTTTGGGGCCTTCTTTGTGTAGGACAGCTTGCTAGAGAGACAGGacgtgtgtggggggggggaagagagagagcgggggatgacatgcagcaaagggctgaggtcggatcCGAACCCACGGTTCCTGCGACAAGGACtagagcctctgtacatggggcgttcgacataaccactaggctatccagcgcccctgatgatgttgtttttgtttcttaggTGTGGATCCTGACCTGTTGGTGTTTGGAAAATACTTCACCTCAAATGTTCGAGTGTTACCCCACCACTACAGTCGAGTGAACGCCTCAGAGCCGCTGTCTTCGGACAAAAGACAGTTCAATCATCCACCTCCACCCGCTGCAGTGCCCCCGACTGCTGCTACTACTGCTAAACTCCCAACAAGCAGAGTGTTTACGACTACCACTGCCAAATCCACCAAATCCATTATCGCCACCACTTTGCAGAGAACAAGTCAGCCGTCTACAGTTCCTACAACTGCACCTGCTTTACTTTCAACTCCAGAGACTCTGCTACCTGCAGGAAATGATGTGCAAACAACGACCCCGACCATCTCCATCTCATCCTCTGCCCCCAGCTTTACTACTTCTCCTTCATCTACCTCAGCAACCACCCGCAGCCGTCACATCCCCAAAACCACTCCTGCCTTTTTCACCACAACGTCACAGCCCTCCACCGTGTCACCTACGCTTCACCGCAGCACCACTGTCTCACAGAAGCCCACCACAGCTCAAATGGGAAACATAGAGAGCAGCAAGCAAAACCCCAACGACACCAAGGGCAGCCTGGGGAGGAACCACACTGCAGGCAGTGAGGGCGGGCAGGGTGTTAGTGGAGGAGACACTTTAGAGGGTTTGGGACCAGGCTGGCATGTAGCGACGCACACCCTGCTGGTTGCAGTTGTTGTCTGCATCACAGtgctgctgagctgctgctgctcctttcTGCTGGTGGTGAGCTGGAGGggtcagaggaagaggatgggAAGATATCGGACGTCATGGAGAGGGAAAAGAGGCTCCATGCGTCTGATAAAGTATGTGCTGGTCAGAGAAAACACCTGAAGGTGAAACAAAACGATGGCgcagagatttatttttcacgTTCACAGTGTTTTAAAGAATGCATCCTGGATTAGCTGGTATTtaatatacattattttttgtctacttttaattaacggcaaggacatatctttaaattgcTTTAGGCTAACAGATAGCAATGGCGCTATTTTACAATCTTGGAAAACATCTGCAATCATCTGATGACGCTCTGGGAgcttttgacttttattttgggCTTGCAGTGCAGCTTGTTGTTAGCTTGGAAggactttgtttacattgtttacATCCCAACGAGCATCTTGAGCATTGAGAATTAACAAGGTGTTGCAGGAGAGAATCGACGAGAGGATTATTAGCTGCACTTGTATGCTGATATCAGTTTTATGAATTCTACTTCTTTGGCTTTCCACACTGACTGTTTGACTCCATACAGACAACGGCTGCTGAAACACTAGTGGATGATAATATTtagacaaaaaatacaaatacaaaaaaaaccagagCACTTTAGATACCGATGTCTGGTCCTATAACTACAGATTATGTTGTTTTATACATGAAGAAATAAATTATAGTTACTATGACTTTGGTTTGACTTCAGAAGAAGTAGACACAGCCAATATTAGTCAACAGAATTTTGCCTCTAAAacacatccattttttttttttaagcacttcAGTGAGTTTAAGCTGATGTTGATGCCAAACCTCAAGGACCTTGGCCAGTTGTCTTCGCTGGTCTTAAGTGGTACTTGACATTTTCAAGGAAAAGACTCCAGACTTCAGTTAAAGGGGGTTGTTCACATCTTCAGCAACGTGTGATGATGGGACCACTTTCTGCCTTCGGTCTTTGAACCCTCGGTGCACTCCAGCACTCATCTTCTCAGTGAATCCGATTCCTCTTGATCTTAGAGTTCACAAAccacagaccaaaaaaaaaaaaaaaaaaaatctctaagAGGGGGTGAAGTACTTTTCAACAACCTGCTGCTGAAAGCATCCTTTTCACAAGGGGAGCCAGCCCTCACTGAAACCGGACAGTGATGAGAGCGGAACGGGAGCTGAAGCTGGGAACTGACTGaagtgggctttttttttttttattgtaaaggCTTTAACTTTCATGTGTACAAACTTCAAAGATAGAACTCTCTTAGCAACAGGATTCATTagacttttatttgtgtgtggaAGACAGCATCATACAGTTGACATGGCAGGACAttgttttggaaaataaatacatcagtTGAGACCCTTAAAGTTGGAATATCTGGGTTTATGTtggaacagattttttttaatcttcaggaATTGTGTAACTGGAGTCCAGAATAATGTACAAATATTGAAAACTGTTTGAGATATCAGCATGGAAATGAAGTTGTATTACAGGTCGAGTACTTTCTTCACAGCCTCTTTGTACTGCAGCATGgtgctctcactctctccctcattcTTCAACCTCGTGACAGAGTCCTTATACTCCTGCACCTCTTTTATCCCCAGCAGCTGCTCTCGCACCTCGCCCTCGCCTTCCCCGGCCACTTTCATGCGTACTAGAACATTCAGCATATTCTTTTGAGACGGACTGTCCTCCCAGCTGTACTCCTCCATGTCTGCCACCGTCTTCTCATCCTCCCAGGCCTCCgttttctaaaagaaaaagaacaacagaaCACGTTCAATTTTACATCAGCAAATGCACCACACTAAtccaaaacacttttttaaagcaaatcaGTCGAGGGATtgatttccaatatggcaacagGTGTCAAATATGGGggtcctctcctcccctcagcCCCTTCCTTGGATGCTCCTCTCACAGAGATAGTATTTCTCCATATGTAGGTCTCCATCCTCTGGCTGTCATCACCTTCTCTTGAGAACAATACATCCCACTGTGCAGCAGCTTTAAAGCAGTGCAGTGAGCCTCAGCTCTCTTACTCTCCAGGTGTTTGAGGTTAATAACCATCATTACCTCCAAACATATCTGATCCACATTACATCACATCTGGAACAGGTCTAGTGAGGAGCATCAGATACTCGGGGGGGGTCAATAGCTTAGTTTTCGATGAGAAGGTCCTCTGCGGTGTGTGAcgctgcaaaaagaaaaaggacctGCAGATACAGTGCATTCCTATTCAACCCTCTTCTGTAACTTTTCTATAGTTATGATCACAAATTAAAGGGGCTTTTATTGAGTTTGCATCAAAATAATTTACACACAAAGAGTCAACTTTAAATTGGAGGAAGGGTGGCTATTACATGGTTTTTCAAAGGTATTTACAAGGACAAATCTGAAGGTGCTTTGCCTTGAAGCCTCTGACTACCATCAGGTCAAACCGACTGACTCCAGGGGAACTTGTGCAATCAACAGAAGTctgctgtttgctctgctgtAAAGCGTAAAAGAGTccaaaggaggggggggggggggggggagagaataATCATGCAAAACGGAAATCGCTGTATGGCTCGTATTTGGAGGATTTTAGAGTCAAGATATCAAGTCAGTCTAAACGTAATTCTCTTGTTCTGTACAGTAAAAGCTTTTGTTAACCTGGCAAAGTGTCAACCTTTGTGATGCTATTGCAGCGCCACTACAGTATGCTAAATGAATCATGCTAAAGTGTTGACAGTTCTGGCAGTGTGTCTCTCCGTGCATCCATCACTAAGTGGTTCGGAGAGTATCTGATAACCTGTCAGGAGACAAAATGCCCACCTGTTATCTGGATAAAGTTTGAGTACTTGCTAcattaacatttgttttcagttcAGGGACAGGACAGGTGTTTGGCGGGaaggcgcgcacacacacacgcacacacacacacacacacacacacagtggatgcAGTGCCTCTAGTGGCGGACTCCCCTCCACGCCTGGATTAGCACACACTAGAATTAGTATTGAGGGTCTGTCGCACTGAGTGGGGAGATAAAATCTTTTCAGCGGCGGCTAACAATTGGCTCCTTTGTGGGCTAGCATTTCAACCTGAACGTTACGCCACTCTCACAGCTTCCCTGAGCCTGCTGGACAAGCACTGTGCCTTTCATTGTGTGTCCAAAAGGGCACTACACTGTTCTGCTCTCTGGCTTGGACGCCTTCCCCAAActaagagatttttttttttcttttttctatttttatttgcacCGGCCATGACGAGAAAAACTCTTAGATGGCAAAGGTTCTTTCATGTGCATGGCTGTAAACTCATTTGAACAGCGCCTCCGGTAATGACCAGGTGGCAGACTTCTCTGATGCTTGGCTTAATGTGAATGAGTATCAGGGTCAACACCTGAAAGGGGAgtctgtgtcccccccccccccccatcagcaGGGAAATGTCAACTGGACAATGTGGCTGTTTGCTGTCCCTCTGCCCATTCAAGTCTGATACCTCCCTAATGGGCTCAGGCCCTCAGATCACCGAGCGAGATGGATGagaatttaaagtaaaaaggCAGTGGAGTGTTCCTCCGGGCGTACAGAAATGTCACCAACTTCGATAAACCGGCAGAAGTGAATGTTTGCAGCAGTTTACTCCCACAGCAGCtgatacaaaacatttttaaaaaaaggaaacttaaccacaaaaaacaaagacataatctctaaataaaaaggaGTCGTTAATAAAGACATGACTAAATGAATGTTATCAAAAACAATGTAACGTAATGTTAAAACCTCTCAGGTCAACTTCAACTCAATTCAGGAAGCTTTGTCGGCATGAATGTGAAGATATTGCCAAAGCAGATAACAACAACTATGAAACCAGCCCGCAAAGTAAGTACACATTTACACTTTTACACAGACTGACAGggagaactgttttttttcttatgatcATTATGACTGATACATCGCTCTTTGATATCATATTCAGCAAAACTAAATTCAGTTCAGCAGAGTAGAGGAACTCACCCAGGACTCGTGGTACAGCACAGTCAGCAGGTACATGGCGTAGTCCTGGTTCTGCTGTCTCAGTGGGCAGCTGgtaaagggagggagagataagTGCATTTGTTTTGATCTCCTCACTGATTCTAATTCACATTTGACCCTGTCGACGAGTTGTTTACCTGTCAGCTCTGATGGTGAGGGTATCCGTGTCTTTGTTGTATCTCTCCCCGACAAGTGTGAGCATTTTTCTACGTGCATGTTTGTCCAGGTTCAAACTGGACAACTTGACCTGAAAGAGAAACGACAGAGACACAGTTAGAGAAACAAGAGAGAGGCGCTATAGTTGAGACATCAAGTTTGCAttttaaagagagacacagatgtCCTTTCATGGTGTTTTGCATGTTCTGTCTGAAGCTCTTGTCCCttaaaattgaaaacaaaacctCAACTTAAAGAGagaacaatgtttgtttttaacctgtTCAGAGCTCTGACTGTGGAGATTACTTCACTTTCAATAGATGAAATCAGAGCATGTATGCTGTAGTGCAGCAGACCTCTAAGCCTCTTGCACACTGGAAAGAAGTAGAAGATAAGAGATTATTTCTTGATACATTGTTAAGGATCTTTTTATAGAATTGTTAGAAAGCAACAAAACGCCTGTAAACTTGTTTTCTGGTTGCTTAAGCTCGTGCACGGACAGCATGAGgtcagatgtgttttattttgtgacgTGCAGAGACAATGAGAAGGATACATTTGTTGCCTCTGGAAACTCATTACCACAGATTTAGTTTGCAGGTTTCCCTCACTGCTTTTACCCCACTAAGataaaatataacttaaaggagaGCCCACTATATACAACCCCGGTCTAAATGCTGAATTAATTCTTGTTATGCTTGTTCCACTTGGTCTGGATTTGGAACCTAATTGTGCGAGATTTGCTCTCCAATCTGTCTTTCTGCCTAATCCACCTGGATTAATGTCTGGATAATTCCTTCCACGCTGATATAATCTGAGGCAAAGTGTCTGTGGAGCTGATGGCTCACGGCTCACGgtctaaaaaaagacacattttcacctGCAGAGATGACACATATGTGAATTCTGATGTGTCTCTATAATGTTGTGAGgcatcatttgtttttacatgcttTTGGGTAACAATAGCTGGTTGGCAACTGATCTTTGTAAACACGCAGACACAAGTGAAActgtcaaacaacaacaacgccTTCACACGAGGTCATAACTTCTCCTGCATTTCTTTCCCTCTTCATTCACTGATAGAACCTTAAGTGTAAATCTCCTTACAGATGGATTGTGGGTGTTATGTGTTGTTTCATGTTTCCATTATGGCTCTGCTCTGTGAGGAGGATTGTATATTGATGGATTAGTGTTGGTTGTGGTGGTGAAGGGATTAAGAGATATATGAAAATGTACCAACAAATATGTCGATGAGAAAGGGGTTTCTCTTACTTTCTTCTGAACAAACAagaagctgataaaaaaaaaacaacacttttccTAAATATCTGCAGAATTAAATTAACACATGACATCACCAGAGTGTCAGCACATGCTTAAAGAGAAAACCACATCTCTGTAATCGCTCTCGTTTTAGACTTGACGGCTTCA
This genomic interval from Labrus mixtus chromosome 4, fLabMix1.1, whole genome shotgun sequence contains the following:
- the LOC132973593 gene encoding MANSC domain-containing protein 4-like → MNVTWGLLTVLGLVCHTESRCSPTSYYKNCWIRRFPGIFINIEESQRRGAQLLQSYQEETALKCSRTCCLTRNFSCNLAIFHFETSQENVNCFHLHCPTLESCILSHRGNVVLYNITNGVDPDLLVFGKYFTSNVRVLPHHYSRVNASEPLSSDKRQFNHPPPPAAVPPTAATTAKLPTSRVFTTTTAKSTKSIIATTLQRTSQPSTVPTTAPALLSTPETLLPAGNDVQTTTPTISISSSAPSFTTSPSSTSATTRSRHIPKTTPAFFTTTSQPSTVSPTLHRSTTVSQKPTTAQMGNIESSKQNPNDTKGSLGRNHTAGSEGGQGVSGGDTLEGLGPGWHVATHTLLVAVVVCITVLLSCCCSFLLVVSWRGQRKRMGRYRTSWRGKRGSMRLIKYVLVRENT